Proteins encoded within one genomic window of Oncorhynchus masou masou isolate Uvic2021 chromosome 1, UVic_Omas_1.1, whole genome shotgun sequence:
- the LOC135533888 gene encoding immediate early response 3-interacting protein 1 — translation MAFTLYSLIQAVILCVNAVAVLHEERFLSKIGWGVDQSIGGFGDEPGIKVQLMNLVRSVRTVMRVPLIAVNSVCIVLLLLFG, via the exons ATGGCGTTTACATTATATTCCCTTATTCAAGCGGTGATTTTGTGTGTAAATGCTGTCGCCGTATTGCACGAAGAAAGATTTTTAAGTAAAA TTGGCTGGGGTGTGGACCAAAGTATTGGGGGATTTGGTGATGAACCGGGCATTAAAGTGCAGCTAATGAACCTTGTCCGCTCTGTGAGAACAGTAATGAGAG TGCCCTTGATTGCTGTCAATTCGGTCTGCATTGTGTTGTTGCTGCTGTTTGGCTGA
- the LOC135533554 gene encoding mothers against decapentaplegic homolog 2 isoform X2 produces MSSILPFTPPVVKRLLGWKKSASGAGGGEQNGQEEKWCEKAVKSLVKKLKKTGQLDELEKAITTQNCNTKCVTIPSNCSEIWGLSTPNTIEQWDTSGLYSYPDQTRSLDGRLQVSHRKGLPHVIYCRLWRWPDLHSHHELRAIEACEYAFHLKKDEVCINPYHYQRVETPVLPPVLVPRHSEILTELPPLDDYTHSIPENTNFPAGIEPPNNYIPETPPPGYISEDGEASDQPMNQSSPADLSPGTLSPVNHSMDLQPVTYSEPAFWCSIAYYELNQRVGETFHASQPSLTVDGFTDPSNSERFCLGLLSNVNRNATVEMTRRHIGRGVRLYYIGGEVFAECLSDSAIFVQSPNCNQRYGWHPATVCKIPPGCNLKIFNNQEFAALLAQSVNQGFEAVYQLTRMCTIRMSFVKGWGAEYRRQTVTSTPCWIELHLNGPLQWLDKVLTQMGSPSVRCSSMS; encoded by the exons ATGTCCTCCATCTTGCCTTTCACCCCTCCGGTAGTTAAGAGGCTCCTGGGGTGGAAGAAGTCAGCCAGTGGCGCCGGGGGTGGAGAGCAGAATGGCCAGGAGGAGAAGTGGTGTGAGAAGGCTGTCAAGAGCCTGGTGAAGAAGCTGAAGAAGACTGGACAGCTGGACGAGCTGGAGAAGGCCATCACCACCCAGAACTGCAACACCAAGTGTGTCACCATCCCCAG CAATTGCTCTGAAATATGGGGACTGAGTACACCAAATACGATAGAACAGTGGGATACCTCAGGCCTATACAGCTACCCTGACCAAACCAG ATCCCTGGATGGGCGCCTGCAGGTCTCGCACAGAAAGGGTCTTCCTCATGTCATCTACTGCCGCTTGTGGCGATGGCCTGACCTGCACAGCCACCATGAGCTGCGTGCCATCGAGGCCTGCGAGTACGCCTTCCACCTCAAGAAGGATGAGGTCTGCATCAACCCCTACCACTACCAGAGGGTGGAGACCCCAG TTCTGCCACCTGTCCTTGTGCCAAGACACTCGGAAATTCTGACAGAACTGCCCCCATTGGATGACTACACTCATTCCATACCTGAGAACACAAACTTTCCTGCCGGGATCGAGCCTCCAAATAACTACATACCAG AAACGCCACCACCTGGATACATAAGTGAGGATGGGGAAGCCAGTGATCAACCGATGAATCAAA GTTCTCCTGCTGATTTGTCCCCTGGCACCCTCTCACCTGTCAATCATAGCATGG ACCTGCAGCCAGTGACCTACTCTGAGCCTGCGTTCTGGTGCTCTATAGCTTACTATGAGCTGAACCAGCGTGTTGGAGAGACCTTCCATGCCTCGCAGCCCTCTCTGACCGTGGACGGTTTTACAGACCCTTCCAACTCAGAGCGTTTTTGTCTGGGCCTGCTCTCCAACGTCAACAGGAACGCCACTGTTGAGATGACCAGGAGGCATATAG GGCGAGGAGTCAGGCTGTATTATATTGGTGGTGAGGTGTTTGCTGAGTGTCTCAGTGATAGCGCCATCTTTGTTCAAAGTCCAAACTGCAACCAGCGGTATGGGTGGCACCCAGCAACTGTGTGCAAAATTCCTCCAG GTTGTAACCTGAAGATCTTCAACAACCAGGAGTTTGCCGCCCTGCTGGCCCAGTCCGTGAACCAGGGCTTTGAGGCTGTGTACCAGCTCACCAGGATGTGCACCATCCGCATGAGTTTTGTCAAAGGCTGGGGGGCTGAATACAG ACGGCAGACTGTCACGAGCACTCCCTGCTGGATTGAACTGCATTTGAATGGACCTCTCCAATGGCTGGACAAAGTGTTGACTCAGATGGGTTCCCCTTCTGTACGCTGTTCCAGTATGTCATAA
- the si:ch211-12e13.1 gene encoding uncharacterized protein si:ch211-12e13.1, whose translation MENIMTNVLVAGLPACAIYFLYANIYCSYKLLKANVVFDSRQRIPSFAYLFLRYVFSALIKRQGHLYFCDRDVKGEVAFTIFNCRFNKDLLRRFCSAAGYGWDYPDIEFRDIPLCYPDTLCLRMLDILSAEKFRLSPLGLVRVRQSLRTWQPIDELKKGPFKLQARVLEYRVVEDGVEVDISLTAISHTDQPVWESVLTMLSQDRGRTPNTQPKPEWYDGHMDTSEPDGMKAVDINVPWTTGLKFVWAFSDYSPRCLLTLPAKLLGCRCTPTPSLWMLSKCLAEIEKHKGVDAIRAPISVTAQFKEPLLVPGKVTIKFCESAGVQSKCVSFQMEQYERKIPHITGQICRTTVENVN comes from the exons ATGGAAAATATTATGACCAATGTTTTAGTTGCTGGGCTCCCAGCGTGTGCCATATATTTTCTTTACGCCAACATTTATTGCTCTTATAAACTACTGAAAGCTAATGTCGTGTTTGACAGTCGTCAGAGGATTCCAAGTTTTGCCTACCTTTTTCTCAGATATGTATTCAGTGCTCTTATCAAAAGACAGGGGCATTTGTACTTTTGCGATAGAGATGTCAAAGGTGAAGTTGCCTTCACCATCTTTAACTGCAG GTTCAACAAGGATCTACTGAGGAGGTTCTGTAGTGCAGCTGGATATGGCTGGGACTACCCAGACATTGAGTTCAGGGATATCCCTCTGTGTTACCCAGACACCCTCTGTCTGCGGATGCTTGACATATTATCTGCTGAGAAGTTCAGATTGAGCCCTCTGG GTCTAGTCCGAGTACGTCAGAGTTTGAGAACATGGCAGCCAATAGATGAGCTGAAGAAGGGACCCTTCAAGTTGCAGGCCCGTGTGTTAGAGTACAGGGTCGTTGAAGATGGGGTGGAAGTTGACATTTCTTTAACTGCCATTTCACACACTGACCAGCCTGTATGGGAGAGTGTTTTGACAATGCTCTCCCAGGACAGAGGCCGAACACCAAACACACAACCGAaacctgagtggtatgatg GTCACATGGACACATCAGAACCAGATGGCATGAAGGCGGTGGATATCAATGTTCCCTGGACTACAGGACTGAAGTTTGTGTGGGCTTTCTCTGACTACTCTCCACGTTGTCTCCTAACTCTTCCTGCTAAACTCTTGGGCTGCAGATGTACCCCAACTCCTAGTCTATGGATGCTGTCTAAATGCTTGGCTGAAATTGAAAAGCACAAAG GAGTTGATGCCATTAGAGCCCCCATCTCTGTCACCGCCCAGTTCAAGGAACCATTGTTGGTACCAGGAAAAGTGACCATCAAATTTTGTGAGAGTGCAGGAGTACAGTCCAAATGTGTTAGCTTCCAAATGGAGCAATACGAGAGGAAGATACCTCACATCACGGGACAAATCTGCAGGACTACTGTAGAGAATGTGAATTAA
- the LOC135533554 gene encoding mothers against decapentaplegic homolog 2 isoform X1, producing MSSILPFTPPVVKRLLGWKKSASGAGGGEQNGQEEKWCEKAVKSLVKKLKKTGQLDELEKAITTQNCNTKCVTIPSNCSEIWGLSTPNTIEQWDTSGLYSYPDQTRSLDGRLQVSHRKGLPHVIYCRLWRWPDLHSHHELRAIEACEYAFHLKKDEVCINPYHYQRVETPVLPPVLVPRHSEILTELPPLDDYTHSIPENTNFPAGIEPPNNYIPETPPPGYISEDGEASDQPMNQSMDTGSPADLSPGTLSPVNHSMDLQPVTYSEPAFWCSIAYYELNQRVGETFHASQPSLTVDGFTDPSNSERFCLGLLSNVNRNATVEMTRRHIGRGVRLYYIGGEVFAECLSDSAIFVQSPNCNQRYGWHPATVCKIPPGCNLKIFNNQEFAALLAQSVNQGFEAVYQLTRMCTIRMSFVKGWGAEYRRQTVTSTPCWIELHLNGPLQWLDKVLTQMGSPSVRCSSMS from the exons ATGTCCTCCATCTTGCCTTTCACCCCTCCGGTAGTTAAGAGGCTCCTGGGGTGGAAGAAGTCAGCCAGTGGCGCCGGGGGTGGAGAGCAGAATGGCCAGGAGGAGAAGTGGTGTGAGAAGGCTGTCAAGAGCCTGGTGAAGAAGCTGAAGAAGACTGGACAGCTGGACGAGCTGGAGAAGGCCATCACCACCCAGAACTGCAACACCAAGTGTGTCACCATCCCCAG CAATTGCTCTGAAATATGGGGACTGAGTACACCAAATACGATAGAACAGTGGGATACCTCAGGCCTATACAGCTACCCTGACCAAACCAG ATCCCTGGATGGGCGCCTGCAGGTCTCGCACAGAAAGGGTCTTCCTCATGTCATCTACTGCCGCTTGTGGCGATGGCCTGACCTGCACAGCCACCATGAGCTGCGTGCCATCGAGGCCTGCGAGTACGCCTTCCACCTCAAGAAGGATGAGGTCTGCATCAACCCCTACCACTACCAGAGGGTGGAGACCCCAG TTCTGCCACCTGTCCTTGTGCCAAGACACTCGGAAATTCTGACAGAACTGCCCCCATTGGATGACTACACTCATTCCATACCTGAGAACACAAACTTTCCTGCCGGGATCGAGCCTCCAAATAACTACATACCAG AAACGCCACCACCTGGATACATAAGTGAGGATGGGGAAGCCAGTGATCAACCGATGAATCAAAGTATGGACACAG GTTCTCCTGCTGATTTGTCCCCTGGCACCCTCTCACCTGTCAATCATAGCATGG ACCTGCAGCCAGTGACCTACTCTGAGCCTGCGTTCTGGTGCTCTATAGCTTACTATGAGCTGAACCAGCGTGTTGGAGAGACCTTCCATGCCTCGCAGCCCTCTCTGACCGTGGACGGTTTTACAGACCCTTCCAACTCAGAGCGTTTTTGTCTGGGCCTGCTCTCCAACGTCAACAGGAACGCCACTGTTGAGATGACCAGGAGGCATATAG GGCGAGGAGTCAGGCTGTATTATATTGGTGGTGAGGTGTTTGCTGAGTGTCTCAGTGATAGCGCCATCTTTGTTCAAAGTCCAAACTGCAACCAGCGGTATGGGTGGCACCCAGCAACTGTGTGCAAAATTCCTCCAG GTTGTAACCTGAAGATCTTCAACAACCAGGAGTTTGCCGCCCTGCTGGCCCAGTCCGTGAACCAGGGCTTTGAGGCTGTGTACCAGCTCACCAGGATGTGCACCATCCGCATGAGTTTTGTCAAAGGCTGGGGGGCTGAATACAG ACGGCAGACTGTCACGAGCACTCCCTGCTGGATTGAACTGCATTTGAATGGACCTCTCCAATGGCTGGACAAAGTGTTGACTCAGATGGGTTCCCCTTCTGTACGCTGTTCCAGTATGTCATAA